The following nucleotide sequence is from Novipirellula galeiformis.
GGATCATGCTGACTTCCTGGCCGCGATGGCTCCCAAGCCAGTTATCATTTTGGCCAAGGAACGTGACTTTTTCGATGTGCGTGGAGCGGAAGAAACCTACGCTCGGTTGCGGCGTCTGTACCGCTTGCTGGGCGCCGAAGACAACGTTGCCCTGTTTGTTGGTCCCACCGGACACGGTTACTCAACCGAGAACCGCGAAGCCATGTACTCGTGGTTCAACCACGCCAGCGGGATGGCGGCCGGCGATACCGATCGCACGTTCGGTGGAGTGTTGAGTTCGACCGGTGAGGTTCCCTTCACGGCGGAGCCCGAGATCCGAATCGAAAAGGACGAAACGTTGCAGTGCACCCCCAAGGGGCAAGTCGATGCAATGGAAAACACGCGAACGATATACGATTTCACCCGCGAAAAGTCACAACAGTTCGCTGCGGCGCGCAAACCCCTCAGCGGCGAAGGCCTGCAAAAGGCCGTGACCGATGTATTGAAATTGCCCGCCGAACGCGGCGAAGTACCGGATTATCGTATCTGGGCCGATCTGCGGGCACGTGATTATCCGACCAAGCACGCGGTCGTTTATTCGGTCGACACGGAGCCTGGGATTCAGGCCAGCGTGTATCGCTTGACCAAGGGACGCTGGTATTCGCGTCCCGAGCGCACCGGCAAACGGGCGTTATTGTATGTTGCGCATCTGTCGAGCGACGACGAGCTACGCAACGAGCCTTTGATCCGCGAACAGATGCAGGCCGAACCCGATTCGCCCCTATTCGCCTGTGACGTCCGCGGCATCGGCGAATCACGTCCCGATACCTGCACACCGGGATCGTTTCACAGTTCCTACGGCAGCGATTATATGTATGCGATCCACAGCCTGATGCTCGATCGTCCCTACGTCGGTCAAAAGACACTCGATGTGCTGCGAGTGCTCGATTGGTTAGCGTCGGTGGGGCATACCGAGATTCACATCGTGGGTCGAGGCTGGGGCGCGTTGCCCGCTACGTTCGCCGCCGTGATGTCGGATCAAGTGAAGCAGGTGACGCTGAAAAACGCGTTGACCTCGTACAGCGAGATCGCCGAAAGCAAGCACTACGAATGGCCGCTTTCGACGCTGCTTCCCAACGTGTTAGCCCAATTCGATCTTCCCGATTGCTACGAAGCATTGCAAGCCAAGCAGTTGCGTCAGATCGAACCCTGGAACGCGCAGGCTAAATAACGTCTGCGTCGCCTTAACGACCGCGTCCCCGTAGCGTTCGGTCGCCAGTCCAGTGGATGGGAGAATTGCCCCGTCCACGTTCGGGTGAGCGTCGCTACGACCGGTTGCGGGCAGCGGGCCATCAGCCCATTCCGCCATCGATTGCGCAACGCGATATGTTATCGCTTCGTTCCGCAAAGCGTTAGTCGTTGTTCGCTCCGCGAACACAACGAATTGCGATCGATCCGTCCGTAAAGAAGCTGGATAGATCGCAATTCGATAGCGGTCACGACAATGGAGAAGGCAAAGCCATCCCCGACTACCGCCGCGGCTGTTCGATTTCCAGTCGCCTACCATGCCCTCAAAGCGTTTTCTTCACACAGGCTGCTGGATATCAAACTGGGCGTCGGTGCGTTTCGCGATAGTGCGGACATCGTGCTGGAAGTCGGAGGTGCCTTCGATCGCTCGTTAAAACTCCGCTCGCACCGCGGCGACCGGCCCCCTCGACGGTGCGTTTCTATTGCGCAGCATCACGCATGACTAAGACAAACGGCAAAGCGTCGTAGCATTGCCACGATCTTTACGGCGGCGGCAAAACACAAGGCAACCGCCAGCACATCCGAACACCAGCAAACTGGCAGGTTCGGGAACCGTGGCAGCGGACGTGACCGTAAACGATGCACCCTGCACGTCGGGTACAAGCGTCGTGAAATCGAAGTCGTCCAGGAGTAGGGTGGTACTATTTGCAAAGGGGGTGTTGTCGATCAAAAAGCCAATGGTGTAGTCACCTGGAGTGGGCGGAGCGACGGCTGACAAAGTCCCCAATCGAATGTAGGCGGTAGCCTCCGGGATTCCTGTGTCAGAACCAAATGGTGGCGTATCGGCGTCCAGAGTGACGATTCCGTCGTCGGATACATCGGGATCAAACGAGAAACTCAGCGAACCGATCAAGCCGGCATCGGGAACAAATGAAAACCCAGAAAAGTCTGTACCGCCAACGGTTAACGCTGCGTCGCTAGCAGTGAAATCCAAAGTG
It contains:
- a CDS encoding PEP-CTERM sorting domain-containing protein (PEP-CTERM proteins occur, often in large numbers, in the proteomes of bacteria that also encode an exosortase, a predicted intramembrane cysteine proteinase. The presence of a PEP-CTERM domain at a protein's C-terminus predicts cleavage within the sorting domain, followed by covalent anchoring to some some component of the (usually Gram-negative) cell surface. Many PEP-CTERM proteins exhibit an unusual sequence composition that includes large numbers of potential glycosylation sites. Expression of one such protein has been shown restore the ability of a bacterium to form floc, a type of biofilm.); this translates as MLFTKTSCRLSLAATLWVTIACCTAQVQAGLITATTTTLDPIAPGDVVDFDIELRNVALPSPTDSIISITLDFTASDAALTVGGTDFSGFSFVPDAGLIGSLSFSFDPDVSDDGIVTLDADTPPFGSDTGIPEATAYIRLGTLSAVAPPTPGDYTIGFLIDNTPFANSTTLLLDDFDFTTLVPDVQGASFTVTSAATVPEPASLLVFGCAGGCLVFCRRRKDRGNATTLCRLS
- a CDS encoding alpha/beta hydrolase family protein, producing the protein NRVGVTGNSGGGTMTTWLCGLDPRWSMAAPSCFVSTIRRNLENEEPQDTEQCPPQALALDLDHADFLAAMAPKPVIILAKERDFFDVRGAEETYARLRRLYRLLGAEDNVALFVGPTGHGYSTENREAMYSWFNHASGMAAGDTDRTFGGVLSSTGEVPFTAEPEIRIEKDETLQCTPKGQVDAMENTRTIYDFTREKSQQFAAARKPLSGEGLQKAVTDVLKLPAERGEVPDYRIWADLRARDYPTKHAVVYSVDTEPGIQASVYRLTKGRWYSRPERTGKRALLYVAHLSSDDELRNEPLIREQMQAEPDSPLFACDVRGIGESRPDTCTPGSFHSSYGSDYMYAIHSLMLDRPYVGQKTLDVLRVLDWLASVGHTEIHIVGRGWGALPATFAAVMSDQVKQVTLKNALTSYSEIAESKHYEWPLSTLLPNVLAQFDLPDCYEALQAKQLRQIEPWNAQAK